The proteins below are encoded in one region of Dermacentor albipictus isolate Rhodes 1998 colony unplaced genomic scaffold, USDA_Dalb.pri_finalv2 scaffold_23, whole genome shotgun sequence:
- the LOC139052450 gene encoding sperm-specific sodium:proton exchanger-like — protein MNSLIGEDVEGDYSLRDRQLSVVILLVVAIVAGFVRALRRIVNIPMVAVVVAIGFVAGRMVSKYDLKEKLLPVTDAQIREMLFLYLPVLMFTAAINLRHHLFRQCFWQCVLMGFGGLVFSTMLFMLYMSGTRDAEKQNLAETVLISLLTCCAEPMFVSDLDVLSTARSHILETIVMGEPLVGVTCLWMAYRFSTLPGKITIYTFLNTVACTLFVGPIFGNIFGRVLAMATIALSQDLPVSFIVNVTSVVATWSFAEKFLYGAGITTVVSMGLTASAHSAATVHNPVVLRKFWMLMRYGYNVVIVFLSAYRIGRDTRDYLGWHEIMSPINAYVAKIGVRFVTTLVLYPLLASVGYDLNWQQCLIVAWANFKGAIMIGLDLTRAFPTVNLEFALKEQFIRMGTMFLVQVLNTTTLPKLMSMLGLLSLSDVERANMNMVIMALRNTSRASTNFQRRDKKFSGADWKWVQMHTYIDNPYAGAEEEERAEQTDSYVPARVYRNAAAKKASGCILRLQKVCYNKQYEDGMIHNKTKATILAALQYPLEKEGYLDYDMMKPFITVPDWIYRLKDLVQRFAGNEAIEKRHTRSSRSRTDEEEDDIENVTMLSAMLKEGWYHVLVGFVALGFVLLLSGLALFMVKKNTEPAHHELLLSIVTSVQGIYVLLYSLEMVLLVYNVGMLRVGRDVWKQLDVIMYFLVVAEFVLISMASVQSEKQGKVYPIVLQVSFITLVSCRIVKTLQKRVVLLLWIWDVLDGILNRKLFYAYDLSWAYITAEDEAMAKVFRFVSQPHLAVAIRENSGYNKLQTLKNVVDIQQRYPNIEVATKTRQAARRILNKALDGLKELHEGGLLDDKQFGLLFGNLSWMIQRADGMPTNVAVGNAAFNTMLSVPWLTHDVVPRLLQSFYQYLKEGELLVEKNNMHDCVFIICSGIVRVSGCNEEPWANPVHLANSDSTHFYFCEGAFQDYLVAPDTLGLLGFLTAMPSVCQCVCETDVEMCCIPMEEMTSLVEQYPEAPSLVYRMWFSVAIRVGLAVLVNQKRYQEWTHDKLKRFLENGIMPNLYYAIDFVLDEAVLDVILIQGVVQCSKTQGLYTGPTYIPGNVREMNLPGSPSSRARPIMLMTTVMRYHLPSDLDWFHQPLTHYDYKRQRAYSMAVSRPG, from the exons ATGAACTCCCTAATCGGCGAAGATGTCGAAGGAGACTACAGCCTCCGCGACCGGCAGCTGAGCGTCGTCATACTGCTGGTGGTGGCTATTGTGGCCGGTTTTGTTCGCGCTCTGCGGCGCATCGTCAACATCCCCATGGTGGCCGTCGTCGTGGCGATCGGCTTCGTCGCCGGTCGCATGGTGAGCAAGTACGATCTCAAGGAGAAGCTGCTGCCGGTCACTGACGCTCAAATACGGGAAATGCTGTTTCTCTATCTGCCTGTGCTCATGTTCACAGCCGCCATTAACCTGCGGCACCATCTTTTCAGGCAGTGCTTCTGGCAGTGCGTTTTAATGGGCTTCGGCGGCCTCGTGTTCAGCACCATGCTTTTCATGCTGTACATGTCCGGCACCCGCGACGCCGAGAAGCAGAACCTGGCGGAGACCGTGCTCATCAGCCTGCTGACTTGCTGCGCCGAGCCTATGTTCGTATCAGACCTGGACGTGCTCTCAACGGCTCGCTCCCACATTCTCGAGACGATCGTCATGGGTGAGCCGTTGGTCGGAGTGACTTGCCTGTGGATGGCTTACCGGTTCAGCACTTTACCTGGGAAGATCACCATCTACACCTTCCTCAACACGGTGGCGTGCACGCTGTTCGTGGGGCCAATATTTGGCAATATTTTCGGTCGCGTACTTGCTATGGCCACGATCGCGCTGTCGCAAGATTTACCCGTCTCTTTCATCGTCAATGTTACCAGCGTGGTGGCCACATGGTCGTTTGCCGAGAAGTTCCTGTACGGTGCCGGTATCACTACGGTCGTCTCAATGGGTCTCACTGCCAGTGCCCACTCGGCGGCTACCGTGCACAACCCAGTCGTGCTCAGGAAGTTCTGGATGCTTATGAGGTACGGTTAcaacgtcgtcatcgtcttcctcTCAGCGTATCGAATCGGACGTGACACGCGTGACTACCTTGGCTGGCACGAGATCATGAGCCCCATCAACGCTTACGTGGCTAAGATCGGAGTGCGCTTTGTGACCACTCTCGTGCTGTATCCCCTGCTGGCGTCGGTGGGGTACGACCTGAACTGGCAGCAATGCCTGATAGTGGCGTGGGCGAACTTCAAGGGCGCTATCATGATCGGCCTGGACCTGACCAGGGCCTTCCCCACAGTAAACCTCGAGTTCGCGCTCAAAGAACAGTTTATACGCATGGGCACTATGTTTCTTGTCCAAGTGCTCAACACTACCACGCTGCCAAAGCTAATGTCGATGCTAGGGCTGCTGTCGCTTTCGGATGTAGAGAGGGCCAACATGAACATGGTAATCATGGCGCTTCGCAACACGTCTCGCGCGTCGACAAATTTTCAGCGTCGTGACAAGAAGTTCTCGGGAGCCGACTGGAAATGGGTCCAAATGCACACTTATATCGACAACCCGTACGCTGGCGCTGAAGAGGAAGAGCGCGCGGAACAGACAGACTCTTACGTTCCCGCACGCGTATACAGGAATGCTGCCGCGAAGAAGGCGAGCGGTTGCATTTTGAGGTTGCAGAAGGTCTGCTACAACAAGCAGTACGAAGATGGTATGATCCATAATAAGACAAAAGCCACCATTTTGGCTGCCCTGCAGTATCCGTTGGAGAAGGAAGGCTATCTCGACTACGACATGATGAAACCCTTCATAACCGTCCCTGATTGGATCTACCGACTGAAGGATCTCGTGCAGCGTTTTGCCGGCAACGAGGCTATCGAAAAGCGTCACACCAGATCCAGTCGTTCGCGCACCGATGAAGAGGAGGACGACATAGAAAACGTGACCATGCTTTCCGCTATGTTGAAGGAAGGTTGGTACCACGTGCTCGTCGGCTTTGTGGCACTTGGTTTCGTGCTTCTACTGAGCGGCCTGGCTCTGTTCATGGTCAAGAAGAATACCGAACCAGCGCACCACGAGCTGCTTCTCTCCATTGTCACCTCTGTGCAGGGCATTTACGTCCTGCTCTACTCTCTCGAGATGGTGTTGCTCGTGTACAATGTTGGTATGCTTCGCGTAGGAAGAGACGTTTGGAAACAACTGGACGTCATAATGTATTTCCTCGTGGTCGCCGAGTTCGTGCTCATCAGCATGGCTTCCGTGCAGAGTGAAAAGCAGGGAAAAGTGTACCCCATTGTCTTGCAGGTTAGCTTCATTACGCTGGTCTCATGCCGTATCGTCAAGACCCTGCAGAAGCGCGTGGTGCTACTCCTGTGGATATGGGACGTGCTAGATGGTATCCTGAACCGCAAGCTGTTCTACGCATACGACTTGAGCTGGGCGTACATCACGGCGGAGGATGAAGCCATGGCAAAAGTGTTCCGCTTTGTCAGTCAGCCGCACCTGGCCGTCGCCATACGTGAGAACAGCGGCTACAACAAGCTGCAGACGCTGAAAAACGTCGTCGACATCCAGCAGCGTTACCCCAACATCGAGGTCGCCACCAAGACACGCCAGGCAGCGCGCAGGATCCTCAACAAAGCGCTCGATGGCCTGAAAGAACTGCATGAGGGTGGTCTGCTGGATGACAAACAGTTCGGCTTGCTTTTCGGCAACCTGTCCTGGATGATCCAGCGTGCCGACGGCATGCCAACCAACGTCGCTGTGGGGAACGCGGCGTTTAACACGATGCTCAGCGTTCCTTGGCTTACGCATGACGTTGTGCCCAGACTGCTGCAGTCCTTCTACCAATACCTGAAGGAAGGCGAGCTCCTCGTGGAAAAGAACAACATGCATGACTGCGTCTTCATCATCTGCTCGGGCATCGTGCGTGTGAGTGGATGCAACGAGGAACCCTGGGCAAACCCAGTGCACCTGGCCAACTCGGATTCGACGCACTTCTACTTCTGCGAGGGCGCCTTCCAGGACTATCTGGTAGCTCCGGACACGCTTGGGCTTCTAGGCTTCCTGACGGCCATGCCTTCTGTGTGCCAGTGTGTCTGCGAGACGGACGTCGAAATGTGCTGCATCCCCATGGAAGAGATGACCTCGCTGGTGGAGCAGTACCCCGAGGCGCCAAGTCTCGTGTACCGTATGTGGTTCAGTGTCGCCATCCGCGTGGGCCTGGCTGTACTGGTCAACCAGAAGCGGTACCAG GAATGGACGCACGACAAGCTGAAGCGGTTCCTAGAGAACGGGATCATGCCCAACCTGTACTACGCCATCGACTTCGTGCTCGACGAGGCGGTGTTGGACGTGATCCTGATCCAGGGGGTGGTCCAGTGCTCGAAGACGCAGGGGCTCTACACGGGCCCAACGTACATCCCGGGCAACGTGCGAGAGATGAACCTGCCGGGTAGCCCGTCGTCACGGGCGCGGCCCATCATGCTCATGACCACGGTCATGCGCTACCACCTGCCGAGTGACCTGGACTGGTTCCACCAGCCGCTCACTCACTACGATTACAAGAGGCAGCGAGCTTATTCCATGGCAGTCTCTCGCCCTGGCTAA